One genomic window of Clostridia bacterium includes the following:
- the alr gene encoding alanine racemase, producing the protein MNALIIEKDKLKANIEIVKDTVGVRVIGVLKGNGYGLDIVKFAEVLRECGIDMFAVCELWEARALRECGFEEEILLMRSTAIESEAREILELGLTATIGSNEAAVMLNGVAGDAGEIVSAHIELDTGFGRYGFGSADLEKVVNISRFMENIELTGVYTHFSNAFGDKQSTEVQLEAFLSMLNLMEGDGLSFPMRHAANSCAALRFPNTRLDAVRIGSAFLGRLPIRNEWGLYKIGYLSGDITEIRWLEPGQNVGYANVFKVKKATRCAVVPIGYIDGFCMEKSKDTFRGSDVWRYMFGDFKRFFTNKRLYAEINSKKVRVLGRVCMCNVVLDVTKINCAVGDSVIFAVNPLFVDSGVLRLYISDEDDTGEKKRGFIRRFLPIFTKKDDGEADEYYENDDDAEAEKAAEADDDQYGDKELEAADDDEDIR; encoded by the coding sequence ATGAACGCACTTATAATCGAAAAGGACAAGCTTAAAGCGAATATTGAAATCGTCAAGGACACGGTGGGCGTGCGCGTTATCGGAGTTTTAAAGGGCAACGGCTACGGACTCGATATCGTTAAGTTCGCCGAGGTCTTGCGCGAATGCGGCATAGACATGTTTGCCGTCTGCGAGCTGTGGGAGGCGCGCGCTCTCAGAGAATGCGGCTTTGAGGAGGAGATACTTCTCATGCGCTCAACGGCGATAGAGTCGGAGGCGCGCGAGATATTGGAGCTTGGGCTTACGGCAACGATAGGCTCCAATGAAGCCGCCGTTATGCTAAACGGCGTGGCCGGCGACGCGGGAGAGATCGTCTCCGCCCATATCGAGCTTGACACGGGCTTCGGCCGTTACGGCTTCGGAAGCGCCGACCTGGAAAAAGTGGTGAACATCAGCCGCTTCATGGAGAATATCGAGCTTACCGGCGTCTACACTCATTTTTCAAACGCCTTCGGAGACAAGCAAAGCACCGAAGTGCAGCTCGAGGCGTTTCTTTCCATGCTCAACCTCATGGAGGGAGACGGGCTTTCGTTTCCCATGCGCCACGCCGCCAATTCCTGCGCGGCGCTGAGGTTTCCCAATACGCGCCTCGACGCGGTAAGGATAGGCTCCGCCTTTTTAGGCCGTCTTCCAATACGCAACGAATGGGGCCTTTATAAGATAGGCTATCTTTCGGGCGACATTACGGAGATACGCTGGCTCGAGCCGGGACAGAACGTTGGCTATGCCAACGTATTCAAGGTAAAAAAGGCCACGCGCTGTGCGGTAGTGCCCATTGGATATATTGACGGCTTCTGCATGGAAAAATCAAAGGATACCTTCCGCGGCAGCGACGTGTGGCGATATATGTTCGGCGATTTCAAGCGCTTTTTTACGAATAAGAGGCTCTACGCCGAAATAAACTCGAAAAAGGTCCGCGTGCTCGGGCGCGTATGTATGTGCAACGTCGTGCTCGACGTTACTAAAATAAACTGCGCCGTAGGCGACAGCGTTATATTCGCAGTAAATCCGCTTTTCGTTGACAGCGGCGTTCTCAGGCTTTATATAAGCGACGAGGATGACACAGGCGAAAAAAAGCGAGGCTTTATAAGACGCTTCCTCCCGATATTTACAAAAAAGGATGACGGCGAGGCAGACGAATATTACGAAAATGACGACGACGCCGAGGCCGAAAAAGCAGCAGAAGCAGACGATGATCAATATGGGGACAAGGAACTTGAAGCGGCAGACGACGATGAAGATATACGATAA
- a CDS encoding aminotransferase class I/II-fold pyridoxal phosphate-dependent enzyme, translated as MGTRNLKRQTTMKIYDNLFEFAHSGAIRFFMPGHKGGASLGSNYLSSVMPYDVTELNATDDLFDPKHVIAESQRALSDRFGVMAAHYLTGGSTLGLYGALSLSARPGDRVIFDRGCHKSVIDAAVLLGLRPVFLGAEYSAEGILLPPSSADVYAALEKYPDASSVVITSPSYYGLCASLEMIHAITDAAGAELIVDAAHGGNMLFMDRLPLCAEFTVVSLHKTLPALTGAAVLFSNKYPAEEITKRLSLFSTSSPSYLILASAEKCITYMDSEGRESLYALAEKAAYFTAWLDISTPFSHIEQASSDITRIVIHTGRTLMSGYELYDSLEDEFAIICEMADDENVVLIPSVANSASDFEALQAALLSLSARARKKFSYAPPDPPPDPVFGMDMREAFFSDKEYISPRAANGRISCETLTKYPPGIPYLMPGQLIGPYEAALMERLGVRKVSVVK; from the coding sequence ATGGGGACAAGGAACTTGAAGCGGCAGACGACGATGAAGATATACGATAATCTTTTTGAATTTGCGCACAGCGGCGCGATAAGATTCTTTATGCCGGGTCACAAGGGCGGAGCGTCTTTAGGCAGCAATTATCTTTCCTCCGTAATGCCCTATGATGTGACCGAGCTTAACGCAACAGATGACCTTTTTGATCCGAAGCATGTTATAGCAGAGTCTCAACGCGCGCTTTCGGACAGATTCGGCGTTATGGCGGCGCATTATCTTACCGGAGGCTCAACGCTGGGGCTTTACGGCGCGCTTTCTTTGTCGGCGCGTCCCGGCGACCGTGTGATATTTGACCGCGGCTGTCATAAAAGCGTTATAGACGCGGCCGTGCTTTTAGGCTTAAGACCCGTTTTTCTGGGCGCCGAATACAGCGCGGAGGGCATACTTCTGCCCCCGTCTTCCGCCGACGTCTACGCTGCGCTTGAAAAATATCCCGACGCGTCTTCTGTCGTTATAACAAGCCCGTCATATTACGGGCTTTGCGCAAGTTTAGAGATGATACATGCAATAACCGACGCCGCCGGAGCAGAGCTTATAGTTGACGCGGCTCACGGCGGAAATATGCTGTTTATGGATCGTCTTCCGCTTTGCGCCGAGTTCACGGTGGTATCGCTCCATAAAACGCTGCCTGCTCTTACGGGCGCGGCCGTGCTTTTTTCAAACAAATATCCGGCCGAAGAAATAACAAAGCGTCTTTCGCTTTTTTCCACCTCCAGTCCTTCGTATCTTATACTTGCGTCGGCGGAAAAGTGTATAACATATATGGACTCAGAGGGGCGCGAATCGCTTTATGCGCTTGCTGAGAAAGCGGCCTATTTTACGGCATGGCTCGATATTTCCACTCCGTTTTCCCATATAGAACAGGCGTCCTCCGATATAACGCGCATAGTCATACATACTGGGCGCACCCTCATGAGCGGATACGAGCTTTACGATTCGCTTGAAGATGAGTTCGCCATAATCTGCGAAATGGCCGATGATGAAAACGTGGTGCTCATCCCCAGCGTGGCAAACTCCGCCTCTGATTTTGAAGCGCTCCAGGCGGCGCTTTTGAGTTTAAGCGCGCGCGCAAGAAAAAAATTCTCATACGCTCCCCCCGATCCGCCGCCCGATCCCGTCTTCGGCATGGATATGAGAGAGGCTTTTTTTTCGGACAAGGAATATATAAGCCCGCGCGCGGCAAACGGACGCATATCGTGTGAGACCCTGACGAAATATCCTCCCGGTATACCGTATCTTATGCCGGGTCAGCTGATAGGCCCCTACGAGGCCGCGCTTATGGAGCGTCTCGGCGTAAGGAAGGTGTCTGTCGTAAAATGA
- a CDS encoding DNA polymerase III subunit codes for MMLDCFYGNTAPKDMLKAALKADTLSHAILIEGESGLGAGYLSNLLAASILCPKGGCGNCISCRKAKKGIHPDIIALDKQGEAIKVEDIRELSRTAAVYPNDGERKAYVIYHAEKMNPAAQNAFLKLLEEPPSFVTFILCTENKYKLLDTVLSRCVCLKVYPVTFDEVTDFLVKNEGLKPEEARRLASLSYGFIGRALSLQGKRRLKRDSEQRELCLAVFETLCFGSEYAFLKLGKQFLAERDKVKKGNEDAGVIFDMMERFLSDALHVSRGFPAVTFTDDLERIKKLNGRLSEKGISTLYDICEDTKNQILRNINYSACINSFLVHAWEAIND; via the coding sequence ATGATGCTCGACTGTTTTTACGGAAATACGGCGCCAAAAGACATGCTTAAAGCCGCATTGAAAGCGGATACGCTTTCTCACGCTATTCTTATCGAAGGCGAAAGCGGGCTCGGCGCCGGATATCTTTCAAATCTTCTGGCCGCAAGCATACTTTGCCCAAAAGGCGGCTGCGGAAACTGCATATCATGCCGAAAAGCCAAAAAAGGCATACATCCCGACATAATAGCTCTCGACAAACAGGGTGAAGCCATAAAGGTAGAGGATATACGTGAGCTTTCAAGAACGGCAGCCGTATATCCGAACGACGGCGAAAGAAAGGCGTATGTAATATATCACGCCGAAAAAATGAACCCCGCCGCGCAGAACGCTTTTCTGAAGCTTTTGGAGGAACCGCCTTCGTTCGTTACGTTCATACTATGTACGGAAAATAAATATAAATTACTTGACACCGTGCTTTCACGTTGTGTATGCTTAAAAGTATATCCCGTAACTTTCGACGAGGTCACAGACTTTCTTGTAAAGAACGAAGGCTTAAAGCCCGAGGAAGCGCGCCGTCTCGCTTCGCTTTCTTACGGCTTTATAGGGCGCGCCCTCTCGCTTCAGGGCAAGCGCCGGTTAAAGCGCGACAGCGAACAAAGAGAGCTCTGCCTTGCCGTTTTTGAAACGCTTTGCTTCGGCAGCGAATACGCTTTTTTAAAGCTGGGAAAACAGTTTTTGGCAGAGCGTGACAAAGTAAAAAAGGGAAATGAAGATGCGGGCGTTATCTTTGACATGATGGAGCGTTTTCTGTCCGATGCGCTGCATGTTTCACGGGGCTTCCCCGCAGTAACGTTTACAGACGATCTTGAGCGTATAAAAAAACTGAACGGACGTCTTTCTGAAAAAGGCATTTCAACGCTCTATGATATATGCGAAGATACTAAAAATCAAATTTTAAGAAATATAAATTACAGCGCATGCATAAATTCTTTTCTGGTGCATGCGTGGGAGGCAATAAATGATTGA
- a CDS encoding stage 0 sporulation family protein: MIEIIGVRFRPVGKIYYFDPAGMKIDKGTNVIVETARGVEYGEVVIPNRQIDDSHVTSPLKPVIRTATPSDDEHLKENFARAREAFKICEKKIADYGLEMKLIDAEYTFDNNKILFYFTAYGRIDFRELVKDLASVFRTRIELRQIGVRDEAKYVGGLGVCGNPLCCATFLGDFQPVSIKMAKEQSLSLNPTKISGTCGRLMCCLKYEQEAYESIMKSTPKTGAFVSTPDGNGTVVEVNLIKGELKVRLNSAPDAVPKTYTRSQVKTIKDGRIIVTKEEIASLKNLE, encoded by the coding sequence ATGATTGAAATAATAGGCGTAAGATTCAGACCCGTCGGCAAGATATATTACTTCGATCCTGCCGGCATGAAAATCGACAAGGGCACTAACGTCATTGTCGAAACGGCGCGAGGCGTTGAATACGGAGAGGTAGTTATACCGAACCGCCAGATCGACGATTCACATGTGACCTCGCCGCTCAAACCCGTAATAAGAACAGCAACTCCAAGCGACGACGAACACCTTAAAGAAAACTTTGCGCGTGCGCGCGAGGCGTTTAAAATATGCGAAAAAAAGATCGCCGATTACGGCCTTGAAATGAAGCTTATCGACGCTGAATATACGTTCGACAACAATAAGATACTGTTTTATTTCACGGCCTACGGCCGCATTGATTTCAGAGAGCTTGTAAAAGATCTGGCAAGCGTTTTCAGAACGAGGATAGAACTGAGACAGATAGGCGTGCGCGATGAAGCAAAATACGTGGGCGGCCTAGGCGTGTGCGGCAACCCTCTGTGCTGCGCGACTTTTTTGGGCGATTTTCAGCCCGTGTCGATAAAAATGGCGAAGGAGCAAAGCCTGTCTTTAAATCCCACAAAGATATCCGGCACCTGCGGCAGACTTATGTGCTGTCTTAAATATGAGCAGGAGGCATACGAGAGCATTATGAAAAGCACGCCGAAAACGGGAGCGTTCGTCTCAACGCCCGACGGCAACGGCACAGTAGTTGAGGTCAATCTTATAAAGGGAGAATTAAAGGTGCGTCTTAATTCGGCGCCCGACGCCGTTCCTAAAACGTATACGCGCTCCCAGGTAAAGACGATCAAGGACGGCCGAATAATAGTAACTAAGGAAGAAATAGCCTCTTTAAAAAATCTCGAGTAG
- a CDS encoding 4Fe-4S binding protein: protein MPYMITDECISCGACAGECPASAISEGDTKFVIDAGACIDCGACSDTCPTGAIKEA, encoded by the coding sequence ATGCCTTACATGATTACAGATGAGTGCATCAGCTGCGGTGCGTGCGCAGGTGAATGCCCCGCTTCGGCGATTTCCGAGGGTGATACCAAATTCGTTATCGATGCAGGTGCGTGCATAGATTGCGGTGCATGTTCAGATACTTGCCCGACCGGCGCTATCAAAGAAGCATAA
- a CDS encoding tRNA1(Val) (adenine(37)-N6)-methyltransferase, which translates to MLLSENERLDDLGLGGLRLIQDKTQFCFGVDAVLLSDFARVKYRGRALDLGCGNGIIPLLLSHKTKASFIAGVELQSAAAALAKRNVALNELSERVKIFEDDLKNVSESYFGFAFDSVVSNPPYMEPARGEKNASQAQKIARHEIACTVDDVIAAASRCLKFGGLFYMIHRPERIADIITSMRRYTIEPKRLRAVHPKAGQNASMLLIEGQKGAHPSCIMLPPLYIHNSDGSYTDEINAIYERA; encoded by the coding sequence ATGCTGCTTTCCGAAAACGAGAGACTTGATGATCTGGGGCTTGGCGGCCTCAGGCTTATACAGGATAAAACGCAGTTCTGCTTTGGAGTAGACGCCGTACTGCTGTCTGATTTTGCGCGCGTCAAATACCGCGGACGCGCGCTTGATCTCGGCTGCGGAAACGGTATAATACCGCTTCTTCTTTCGCATAAGACAAAGGCATCTTTTATAGCGGGAGTAGAGCTTCAAAGCGCCGCAGCCGCTCTTGCAAAAAGGAACGTCGCTCTCAACGAACTTTCCGAGCGCGTAAAAATATTCGAAGACGACTTAAAAAACGTAAGCGAATCATATTTCGGCTTCGCTTTTGACAGCGTTGTGAGCAATCCGCCGTATATGGAGCCTGCGCGCGGCGAAAAAAACGCTTCACAGGCGCAAAAGATCGCGCGCCATGAGATAGCATGCACTGTTGACGACGTTATAGCGGCAGCATCGCGCTGCCTTAAATTCGGCGGGCTTTTTTATATGATACACCGCCCCGAGAGGATAGCCGACATAATCACCTCGATGAGAAGATACACAATCGAGCCGAAACGGCTCCGAGCCGTACATCCGAAGGCGGGACAGAACGCCTCGATGCTGCTCATAGAGGGGCAAAAGGGAGCGCACCCGTCGTGCATAATGCTTCCTCCGCTGTATATCCATAATTCGGACGGCAGCTACACTGACGAAATAAACGCAATATACGAAAGGGCATAA
- the rsmI gene encoding 16S rRNA (cytidine(1402)-2'-O)-methyltransferase, whose translation MQKGRLYLVGTPIGNLDDMTFRAIETLKSADIIAAEDTRNTLKLLNHFDIKKPLVSYHEHNKRARGEELLTLMEEGKSCALVTDAGMPAISDPGEELVSLCHDNDIEVKVIPGPSAVVCAAAASGLGGGRFTFEGFLSVSNRRRREHLSALKNEKRAMVFYEAPHKLAQTLRDLADTFGPDRRISLSRELTKKYEETVRMTIGEAIKKYEDLKPLGEFVLVVEGLGEAEALKALKEDEAGEKERAHAIISRLREEKASNRDILAAVMKETGLKRNEAYEMILKDE comes from the coding sequence ATGCAAAAAGGCAGATTATACCTCGTCGGTACGCCGATAGGCAATCTTGACGACATGACGTTTCGTGCGATAGAAACTCTTAAATCGGCAGATATAATAGCCGCCGAGGATACAAGAAACACACTTAAGCTGCTTAATCACTTTGATATAAAAAAGCCGCTCGTAAGCTATCATGAGCATAACAAGCGTGCCCGCGGCGAAGAGCTTTTAACGCTTATGGAGGAAGGCAAAAGCTGTGCGCTCGTGACCGATGCGGGCATGCCCGCCATATCCGATCCCGGCGAGGAGCTCGTGAGCCTTTGTCATGATAACGACATAGAAGTTAAGGTGATACCGGGGCCCAGCGCAGTAGTATGCGCAGCAGCCGCGTCAGGGCTCGGCGGCGGCAGATTTACCTTCGAGGGGTTCCTTTCGGTGTCGAACAGACGGCGCAGAGAGCATCTTTCTGCCTTAAAGAACGAAAAGCGCGCAATGGTATTTTATGAGGCTCCTCACAAGCTTGCTCAGACGCTTCGCGATCTTGCCGACACATTCGGACCCGACCGGCGCATATCGCTTTCGCGCGAGCTTACGAAGAAATACGAGGAGACAGTGCGCATGACTATAGGCGAAGCCATAAAAAAATACGAGGACTTAAAGCCGCTCGGCGAATTTGTTCTCGTCGTTGAAGGGCTTGGCGAAGCAGAAGCGCTTAAAGCATTAAAAGAAGATGAAGCCGGAGAAAAAGAGCGCGCGCATGCGATAATTTCGCGCCTAAGAGAAGAAAAAGCATCTAACCGCGATATCCTGGCCGCCGTAATGAAAGAAACGGGGCTTAAGCGTAACGAAGCTTATGAAATGATATTAAAAGACGAATAA
- the fba gene encoding class II fructose-1,6-bisphosphate aldolase, which yields MPLVTTTEMFKKAYEGGYAVGAFNVNNMEIIQGITEAAMEEKAPLILQVSAGARKYAKHVYLVKLVEAALEDTGLPIALHLDHGEDFEICKSCVDGGFSSVMIDGSKHSFEDNIKLTKQVVDYAHAHGVVVEGELGKLAGIEDNINVSEKDAMFTDPAQAQEFVERTGVDSLAIAIGTSHGAYKFKGEARLQFDILEEVGRRLPGFPIVLHGASSVMPEYVEIINKFGGQMPGAKGVPEEMLRKAAGMAVCKINIDTDLRLAMTASIRQYFVEHPEHFDPRQYLKPARANIKEVVRHKLINVLGCAGKA from the coding sequence ATGCCACTGGTTACGACGACGGAAATGTTTAAAAAGGCCTATGAGGGCGGATACGCCGTGGGTGCGTTCAACGTCAATAATATGGAGATTATACAGGGTATAACAGAAGCTGCTATGGAGGAGAAAGCGCCGCTGATCCTTCAGGTATCGGCAGGTGCGAGAAAATACGCAAAACATGTTTATCTTGTAAAGCTTGTCGAAGCTGCGCTGGAGGATACAGGTCTTCCCATTGCGCTTCATCTTGATCACGGAGAAGATTTTGAGATATGCAAGTCGTGCGTTGACGGCGGCTTTTCTTCGGTAATGATCGACGGCTCAAAGCACAGCTTTGAGGACAATATAAAGCTGACGAAGCAGGTAGTTGATTATGCGCATGCTCATGGAGTAGTCGTAGAGGGCGAGCTCGGTAAGCTTGCGGGCATAGAAGACAATATAAACGTGTCAGAGAAAGACGCAATGTTCACCGACCCCGCTCAGGCACAGGAATTTGTTGAGCGCACGGGCGTCGATTCGCTTGCAATAGCAATAGGCACCTCGCACGGCGCGTATAAATTCAAAGGCGAGGCAAGACTTCAGTTCGATATCCTTGAAGAAGTGGGCAGAAGGCTGCCGGGCTTCCCGATAGTGCTTCACGGAGCATCATCCGTTATGCCGGAATACGTTGAGATAATAAACAAATTCGGCGGACAGATGCCGGGCGCAAAGGGCGTGCCGGAGGAGATGCTGAGAAAGGCAGCGGGCATGGCCGTATGTAAGATAAATATCGACACCGATCTTAGACTTGCAATGACGGCTTCGATAAGACAGTATTTCGTTGAGCATCCCGAGCATTTTGACCCGAGACAGTATTTAAAGCCGGCGCGCGCAAATATAAAAGAAGTCGTAAGACATAAGCTCATAAACGTGCTCGGCTGCGCAGGCAAGGCATAA
- a CDS encoding ABC transporter ATP-binding protein translates to MQGRGPMRAMPHGRGAKDFKGTLKKLIKYMSDFKLMLLAVVIFSVASTVFTIIGPAILGTITTRIYEGVMLMAQGAGGIDFEAIIKTALLLIGIYLLSALFSYLQGFFMSSVSMKVTYNLRRDISDKISRLPLSYFDGKNFGEVLSLITNDVDAITNSLNQSLTQIISSIVTLVGVFIMMLLISPVMAIVTLCIIPLSALVMMLIVKRSQKYFTDQQRYLGHVNGHIEEMYSSHVVVKAFGAEKKSADSFDRLNGELYTSAWKSQFLSGLMHPIMMFIGNLGYVAATIMGGYFAITGRITVGSIQAFIQYVKNFTQPLSQIANISNVIQQTIAAAERVFEFLEETEEAPDDAEPADASKTQGNVSFDHVRFGYSKDKIIIKDFTSNIKKGQKVAIVGPTGAGKTTVVNLLMRFYELNGGAILIDGENITRFKKKDLRAQFAMVTQEPWLYSASVRENIRYGRLTATDEEVENAAKAASAHHFIMTLPQGYDTELNEESSNVSQGQKQLLTIARAVLADPKILILDEATSSVDTRTEALIQKAMDNLMKGRTSFIIAHRLSTIRDADMILVMNEGDIIEQGTHKELLEKKGFYYELYNAQFAGEDLKTTK, encoded by the coding sequence ATGCAGGGAAGAGGACCGATGAGAGCCATGCCGCACGGGCGCGGCGCGAAGGATTTTAAGGGAACGTTAAAGAAGCTCATAAAATACATGAGCGACTTTAAGCTGATGCTGCTTGCGGTCGTAATATTTTCCGTAGCATCCACCGTGTTCACCATAATAGGTCCCGCGATACTTGGCACTATCACTACGCGCATATACGAGGGCGTTATGCTCATGGCGCAGGGAGCGGGAGGCATAGATTTTGAGGCGATAATAAAAACGGCTTTGCTGCTTATAGGGATATATCTTTTAAGCGCGCTGTTTTCATATCTTCAGGGTTTTTTCATGTCGTCGGTTTCGATGAAGGTGACGTATAATCTTCGCCGCGACATATCCGATAAGATATCGCGCCTGCCGCTTTCATATTTTGACGGCAAAAACTTCGGCGAGGTGCTTTCGCTGATAACGAACGACGTTGACGCCATAACGAACAGCTTAAATCAAAGCCTTACGCAGATAATCTCATCGATAGTAACGCTTGTAGGCGTATTCATAATGATGCTTTTGATAAGCCCCGTTATGGCGATAGTGACGCTGTGCATAATACCGCTTTCGGCGCTTGTAATGATGCTTATAGTAAAGCGTTCTCAAAAATACTTCACAGATCAGCAGCGCTATCTCGGCCATGTGAACGGCCATATTGAGGAAATGTATTCGAGCCATGTAGTAGTAAAGGCTTTCGGAGCGGAAAAAAAGTCGGCGGATTCTTTTGACAGATTAAACGGAGAGCTTTATACTTCGGCGTGGAAATCGCAGTTCTTGTCGGGACTTATGCACCCGATAATGATGTTCATAGGCAATCTCGGATATGTGGCCGCAACGATAATGGGCGGATACTTCGCAATTACGGGACGCATCACGGTCGGCAGCATTCAGGCGTTCATACAATACGTGAAGAATTTTACGCAGCCGCTTTCGCAAATTGCAAACATCTCAAACGTGATACAGCAGACGATAGCCGCCGCAGAGCGCGTATTCGAGTTTCTTGAGGAGACTGAGGAAGCGCCGGACGACGCCGAGCCCGCCGATGCGTCAAAAACACAGGGCAATGTAAGCTTTGACCATGTGCGTTTCGGATATTCCAAGGACAAGATCATCATAAAGGATTTTACCTCAAATATAAAGAAAGGACAGAAGGTGGCCATAGTAGGCCCTACGGGCGCGGGCAAAACTACGGTAGTAAATCTTTTGATGCGCTTTTATGAGTTAAACGGCGGCGCGATACTTATTGACGGAGAGAATATAACGCGATTTAAGAAAAAAGACCTTCGCGCACAGTTTGCCATGGTAACTCAGGAGCCGTGGCTTTACAGCGCAAGCGTGCGTGAGAATATACGCTACGGACGGCTTACCGCGACCGACGAAGAAGTGGAAAACGCGGCAAAGGCAGCTTCGGCGCATCACTTTATCATGACGCTGCCCCAAGGCTATGATACCGAGCTTAACGAGGAGTCGTCAAACGTATCGCAGGGACAAAAGCAGCTTTTGACGATAGCGCGCGCCGTGTTGGCCGATCCTAAGATACTTATATTGGACGAAGCGACAAGCTCCGTAGATACGCGCACCGAGGCGCTTATACAGAAGGCGATGGATAATCTTATGAAGGGGCGCACAAGCTTTATTATCGCGCACCGTCTCTCCACGATACGCGACGCCGACATGATACTGGTAATGAATGAGGGCGATATCATAGAGCAGGGCACGCACAAAGAGCTTTTGGAAAAGAAAGGATTTTATTACGAGCTGTATAATGCGCAGTTCGCAGGAGAAGATCTAAAAACAACAAAATAA